One region of Quercus lobata isolate SW786 chromosome 2, ValleyOak3.0 Primary Assembly, whole genome shotgun sequence genomic DNA includes:
- the LOC115975566 gene encoding UDP-glycosyltransferase 13-like — MADNIGSQTPPHIALFPSAGMGHLTPFLRIASMLLSKNCMVTLFTAHPTVSATESTYTSLFLSTHPQLKHINYQITPSHHSNSSTDDPFFLQFAAISRHAHLLHPLLSSASPSFSAIFSDFSLASSITQFAADLAIPNYIVSTTSVRFFSLMAYLPILTSEPAKLSSSSFEVNIPGLTPLSISSIPPPFFDPNHLFTAHIVSNAPAFSEAKGIIINTFDWFEPETLAAVNSGRALSNLPPILPIGPLEPYELSKDQFQSLPWLDNQPEESVVYVSFGSRTAMSKDQIRELADGLERNGCRFLWVIKSSKVDKEDNQELEDLLGSSFLERTQNKGIVVKGWVNQQEILAHPATGGFINHCGWNSVMEAASRGVPLLAWPQHGDQRVNAEVVENAGLGIWARDWGWGVERLVKGEEIERKIGELMKNEKLRDRARKVGEEARKARGTGGSSNKVLMGVIEVLNL, encoded by the coding sequence ATGGCAGACAACATTGGTTCCCAAACTCCTCCCCACATAGCCCTCTTTCCAAGTGCTGGAATGGGTCACTTGACCCCCTTCCTCAGGATTGCTTCCATGCTGTTATCCAAGAACTGTATGGTCACTCTATTCACAGCCCATCCAACAGTGTCTGCTACAGAATCCACTTACACTTCCTTGTTCCTTTCCACCCATCCACAACTCAAGCATATCAACTACCAAATCACTCCCTCCCACCACTCCAATTCCAGCACTGATGACCCTTTCTTTCTCCAATTTGCAGCCATCAGCCGCCATGCCCATCTTCTCCATCCTTTGTTATCATCTGCATCTCCATCTTTCTCTGCCATCTTTTCTGACTTCTCTTTAGCTTCTAGTATCACACAATTTGCTGCTGATCTTGCCATTCCCAACTATATTGTCTCCACCACCTCAGTCagatttttttctcttatgGCATATCTTCCAATACTCACTTCAGAGCCTGCTAAACTTAGTAGCAGTTCTTTTGAAGTCAATATCCCAGGACTGACCCCTCTGTCCATATCAAGCATTCCCCCACCATTCTTTGACCCAAATCATCTCTTTACAGCACATATAGTTTCAAATGCTCCAGCCTTCTCAGAAGCAAAAGGAATCATAATAAACACATTTGACTGGTTTGAACCAGAAACTCTTGCTGCAGTCAACAGTGGCAGGGCTTTGTCCAATCTCCCACCAATCCTTCCAATTGGACCGTTAGAACCTTATGAGCTTAGTAAGGATCAATTCCAGAGTCTGCCATGGCTAGACAACCAACCAGAAGAATCTGTAGTTTATGTGAGCTTCGGAAGCAGAACAGCCATGTCAAAAGATCAAATAAGAGAACTGGCAGATGGGCTAGAGAGAAATGGGTGTAGATTCCTGTGGGTAATCAAGAGCAGTAAAGTCGATAAAGAAGATAACCAAGAGCTGGAAGACCTACTTGGCAGTTCATTTTTAGAAAGAACACAAAACAAAGGAATTGTAGTAAAGGGATGGGTGAACCAGCAAGAGATTTTAGCACATCCTGCCACTGGAGGGTTCATAAATCATTGTGGGTGGAATTCAGTAATGGAAGCAGCTTCAAGAGGAGTGCCTTTGCTTGCATGGCCACAACATGGGGACCAAAGGGTAAATGCAGAAGTTGTGGAGAATGCAGGGTTGGGGATATGGGCAAGGGATTGGGGTTGGGGTGTGGAGCGGTTGGTGAAGGGGGAAGAGATTGAAAGAAAGATTGGGGAACTGATGAAAAATGAGAAACTGAGAGATAGAGCCAGGAAGGTTGGGGAAGAGGCCAGGAAGGCTAGAGGGACTGGTGGGAGTTCAAACAAGGTGCTTATGGGAGTCATTGAAGTTCTAAATCTCTAA
- the LOC115975568 gene encoding uncharacterized protein LOC115975568 yields MSKSLLVRTSLSSLRLLRNSSSISSSFSSLLSLLPNPPHQGLRIVLPYNYKIVASTSRPCSHVAAASCSSSESESESEINDDPSKVEHLLSNPDDVARLMKMERRCDQNANADGGRSRSRWFPYLDEFRCGAQCLNSAEVLEALSPHILDMRKDKFRNVVTNRTYSLCLVVEGLCDFGNVSATFRSADALGFQSVHVVSCDSKRYKDNRHVSMGAEKWLDIELWSSIHECFKVLKSRGYRIATTHVGMDAVSIYDMDWSHPTAIVVGNENRGISDEALELSDLHCSIPMKGMVDSFNVSVAAGILMHHAVCDRTSRLGCHGDLTSKESQILLAEFSLRHSKSALSIAREYAKRKAVMCTPKL; encoded by the exons ATGAGCAAAAGCCTCCTAGTCCGTACATCACTGAGTTCGCTGCGACTCCTCCGAAATTCGTCCTCCATCTCCAGctccttctcttctcttctctctcttcttccgaATCCTCCTCATCAAG gGCTCAGAATCGTTCTTCCCTACAACTACAAAATAGTTGCTTCAACTTCAAGACCTTGTTCTCATGTTGCTGCTGCCTCTTGTTCTTCCTCTGAATCTGAGTCTGAGTCTGAGATCAACGATGACCCCTCCAAAGTCGAACACCTCCTCTCAAACCCAGACGACGTCGCACGCCTCATGAAGATGGAGCGCCGCTGTGATCAGAATGCCAATGCCGATGGAGGCCGCAGCCGCAGCCGCTGGTTCCCATACCTTGACGAGTTCAGGTGTGGGGCCCAATGCCTGAACAGCGCCGAGGTTCTGGAGGCTCTCAGTCCCCACATTTTGGACATGAGGAAGGACAAGTTTCGCAATGTCGTCACCAACCGCACCTATTCCCTCTGCTTGGTCGTTGAAGGTCTCTGTGATTTCGGCAATGTCTCCGCCACTTTTCGCTCTGCCGACGCCCTCGGTTTCCAGTCTGTCCATGTCGTCTCTTGCGATTCCAAAAG GTATAAAGATAACCGCCATGTTAGCATGGGTGCGGAGAAATGGTTGGACATTGAACTTTGGAGCTCCATCCATGAGTGCTTTAAAGTTCTTAAGTCACGTGGTTATCGAATTGCAACTACGCATGTGGGAATGGATGCG GTATCCATTTACGACATGGATTGGTCACACCCAACTGCGATAGTTGTTGGAAATGAGAACAG GGGGATAAGTGATGAGGCTCTGGAGTTGTCAGATTTGCATTGCAGTATTCCAATGAAAGGTATGGTGGACTCTTTCAATGTTTCAGTTGCTGCTGGCATCCTCATGCACCACGCTGTTTGCGACAGAACATCACGACTG GGCTGTCATGGTGATTTGACCTCAAAAGAAAGCCAAATTTTGCTTGCAGAGTTCTCTTTGCGTCATAGCAAGAGTGCGCTTAGCATTGCTCGCGAATATGCCAAGCGAAAGGCAGTTATGTGCACACCTAAGCTGTGA